A genomic stretch from Croceibacterium aestuarii includes:
- the prsK gene encoding XrtA/PEP-CTERM system histidine kinase PrsK: MNGPVVGPLELVAYLLSALGPLVLATWLLARRAQNAWSHGATATALATMAAWALARPVFGPDAMSARLLLSASYLAWLWALYRMFARDGRHESLGPIRPVVLALGFVGLMQIALALAVVGEPSAAGTGELVRLGIAFRLLFCAGALVLVHNLYTGASLAARRELRWPAAAMALMWFYDLNFQTLAFLEQGLHATLAGFRALIPLAVTLLLAIGALQRTPEQAFSPSRAFAFRSISLLVIAGYFGLMVVAFRGIAIAGGETAGLLQIAFLVVASAGALALLPSKRLRGWLHVTVTKNLFQHRYDYREEWLRFTRTMGDGDAGTMPLRERVIQAVADVTDSPAGLLLAPGEYGSLSLAARWQWPGTEIPAEAMDVAGARFFADSQFILDLDHWRAGKNEDIPDAAVPRWLVDEARAWAMVPLLHYDRLLGIVVLARPAYSRTLDWEDFDLLRVVGRQLASYLAEEASQDALGEAQRFDEFNRRIAFVMHDIKNLASQLSLLARNAEKHADKPAFRADMLVTLRNSSDKLNTLLARLGRYGGQGGEQVGPVPVRSLLQSIAERYRAQHAVIALPGGEFIALAQPDALDQALVHLVQNAVDASRDDTAVLLDARSEGMDVVIEVNDSGSGMSPEFVRTTLFKPFHSSKPGGFGIGAYEARETIRAMGGKLEVESREGLGTRFVVRLPRLLGDVRIPASYNVKAEVA; this comes from the coding sequence ATGAACGGTCCGGTGGTCGGCCCGCTCGAACTGGTCGCTTACCTGCTGTCCGCGCTCGGACCGCTGGTCTTGGCGACGTGGCTGCTCGCGCGCCGCGCGCAAAATGCGTGGTCGCACGGCGCAACCGCCACCGCACTGGCGACCATGGCCGCCTGGGCGCTGGCCCGGCCGGTGTTTGGGCCCGACGCGATGTCGGCGCGGCTCCTGCTCAGCGCGAGCTATCTCGCCTGGCTATGGGCGCTCTACCGTATGTTCGCTCGCGATGGGCGTCACGAGAGCCTGGGCCCAATTCGGCCGGTGGTGCTCGCGCTGGGCTTCGTAGGCTTGATGCAAATCGCTCTTGCGCTGGCCGTCGTGGGCGAGCCGAGCGCAGCGGGGACCGGAGAACTGGTCCGTCTTGGCATCGCTTTCCGGCTGCTGTTTTGCGCAGGTGCGCTGGTCCTGGTGCACAATCTCTACACCGGGGCTTCGCTCGCCGCCCGGCGCGAACTGCGCTGGCCGGCCGCGGCAATGGCGCTGATGTGGTTCTACGACCTCAATTTTCAGACCCTGGCTTTTCTCGAGCAGGGTCTGCACGCCACTCTCGCCGGCTTCCGCGCATTGATACCGCTGGCCGTGACGCTGCTGCTGGCGATCGGTGCCCTGCAGCGCACGCCCGAGCAAGCGTTCAGCCCTTCGCGGGCCTTCGCCTTCCGGTCGATCTCGCTGCTCGTCATCGCCGGCTATTTCGGGCTGATGGTCGTGGCGTTTCGCGGCATCGCCATCGCCGGCGGCGAAACAGCCGGGCTGTTGCAGATCGCGTTCCTCGTGGTCGCAAGCGCGGGTGCGCTGGCACTCCTGCCATCGAAGCGCCTGCGCGGCTGGCTCCACGTCACCGTGACGAAAAATCTCTTCCAGCACCGCTACGACTATCGCGAGGAATGGCTGCGTTTCACCCGGACCATGGGCGACGGCGACGCGGGGACAATGCCGCTGCGTGAGCGGGTGATCCAGGCCGTGGCCGACGTGACCGACAGTCCCGCCGGGCTGCTGCTGGCGCCGGGCGAGTATGGCAGTCTTTCGCTCGCAGCGCGCTGGCAATGGCCGGGAACCGAAATCCCGGCCGAGGCGATGGACGTCGCCGGGGCACGCTTCTTCGCCGACAGCCAGTTCATCCTCGACCTCGATCATTGGAGAGCGGGCAAGAACGAAGATATTCCGGATGCCGCGGTGCCGCGGTGGCTCGTCGACGAGGCGCGGGCGTGGGCAATGGTGCCGCTGCTGCATTACGACCGCCTCCTGGGCATCGTTGTGCTCGCGCGACCGGCCTATTCGCGCACGCTCGACTGGGAGGATTTCGACCTGCTGCGCGTGGTGGGTCGCCAGCTCGCTAGCTATCTTGCGGAGGAAGCCAGCCAAGACGCGCTCGGCGAGGCGCAGCGCTTCGACGAATTCAACCGCCGCATCGCGTTTGTGATGCACGACATCAAGAACCTTGCCAGCCAGCTTTCGCTGCTCGCACGCAACGCCGAAAAGCATGCCGACAAGCCGGCTTTTCGCGCCGATATGCTGGTGACCCTCAGGAACAGCAGCGACAAGCTCAACACCCTGCTTGCGCGCCTCGGCCGGTACGGGGGCCAGGGCGGGGAGCAAGTCGGACCGGTGCCCGTCCGTTCGCTGCTGCAGTCGATCGCCGAACGTTACCGCGCCCAGCACGCCGTCATCGCCCTGCCGGGCGGCGAGTTCATAGCCCTTGCGCAGCCCGACGCACTCGATCAGGCCCTTGTGCACCTCGTTCAGAACGCGGTCGACGCCAGCCGGGACGATACCGCGGTTCTTCTCGACGCGCGGTCGGAGGGAATGGATGTCGTCATCGAAGTGAACGATTCGGGTAGCGGCATGAGCCCCGAATTCGTTCGCACCACGCTGTTCAAGCCGTTCCATTCCTCCAAGCCCGGTGGGTTCGGCATCGGCGCTTACGAGGCGCGGGAGACGATCCGCGCCATGGGCGGCAAGCTCGAAGTCGAAAGCCGCGAGGGGCTTGGCACGCGTTTCGTCGTGCGCCTCCCGCGCCTGCTCGGGGATGTGCGAATTCCCGCAAGCTACAATGTGAAAGCTGAGGTGGCATGA
- the prsR gene encoding PEP-CTERM-box response regulator transcription factor: protein MVEQLPKLLIVEDDEGLQAQLKWAYDDFEVIIAGDRDSAITALRAEKPAVVTLDLGLPPDPDGTSEGFAVLDEIMALKPDTKVIVASGHGARASALTAIERGAYDFYQKPVDIEQLGLIVRRALNLHHIEVENRKLAERSGDSNRVLGGLITAAPEMVRVARTIERVANTKASVMLLGASGTGKELLARGLHDASDRRGGNFIAINCAAIPESLLESELFGHEKGAFTGAIKTTEGKIELAGGGTLFLDEVGDIPLPLQVKLLRFLQERTIERIGGRRSISVDTRIVCATHQDLEAMIADGRFREDLYYRLAEIVVRIPSLAERPGDAALLAKAFLKRFAGEMNPQVKGFAPDALAAIGDWSWPGNVRELENRVKRAVIMADGKLISAADLDLGGTEDGECEALNIKSAREQSDRRMIRQALARADGNISSTAKLLGISRPTLYDLLKQYDLQA, encoded by the coding sequence ATGGTGGAACAGCTCCCCAAACTCCTGATCGTCGAGGACGACGAGGGGCTGCAGGCGCAGCTCAAATGGGCCTACGACGATTTCGAAGTGATAATCGCCGGCGATCGCGATAGCGCGATTACCGCCTTGCGCGCCGAGAAGCCGGCAGTGGTGACGCTCGATCTCGGCCTGCCGCCTGATCCCGACGGGACCAGCGAAGGCTTTGCGGTGCTCGACGAGATCATGGCCCTCAAGCCCGACACCAAGGTCATCGTGGCCAGCGGTCACGGCGCGCGCGCCAGCGCGCTGACCGCCATCGAGCGCGGAGCCTACGATTTCTACCAGAAGCCCGTCGACATCGAGCAGCTCGGCTTGATCGTCCGGCGCGCGCTCAACCTCCATCATATCGAGGTCGAGAACCGCAAACTGGCCGAGCGTTCCGGTGACAGCAATCGCGTGCTCGGCGGTCTCATCACGGCAGCACCGGAAATGGTCCGCGTCGCCCGCACCATCGAGCGCGTCGCGAACACCAAGGCTTCGGTCATGCTGCTCGGGGCGAGCGGCACCGGCAAGGAACTTCTGGCGCGCGGTCTGCACGACGCGAGCGATCGCCGGGGCGGCAATTTCATCGCCATCAACTGCGCGGCGATTCCCGAAAGCCTGCTCGAGAGCGAGTTGTTCGGACACGAGAAGGGCGCCTTTACGGGCGCAATCAAGACCACCGAAGGCAAGATCGAGCTTGCCGGCGGCGGCACGCTGTTCCTCGATGAAGTCGGCGACATTCCGCTTCCGTTGCAGGTCAAGCTGCTGCGCTTCCTGCAAGAGCGTACGATCGAGCGGATTGGGGGACGCAGGTCGATTTCCGTCGACACCCGCATCGTCTGCGCGACGCATCAGGACCTTGAGGCGATGATCGCCGACGGGCGCTTCCGCGAGGATCTCTATTATCGTCTCGCCGAAATCGTGGTGAGGATACCCAGCCTAGCCGAGCGTCCCGGCGATGCCGCGCTGCTCGCCAAGGCGTTTCTCAAACGTTTCGCTGGAGAGATGAACCCGCAGGTCAAGGGCTTCGCACCCGACGCTTTGGCGGCGATCGGCGACTGGTCGTGGCCCGGCAACGTCCGCGAGCTCGAAAACCGGGTGAAGCGCGCGGTCATCATGGCCGACGGCAAACTGATCAGCGCCGCCGACCTCGACCTCGGCGGCACCGAGGATGGGGAGTGCGAAGCGCTCAACATCAAGAGTGCCCGCGAGCAGTCCGACCGGCGCATGATCCGCCAGGCGCTTGCCCGGGCCGACGGGAATATCTCGAGCACCGCCAAGCTTCTCGGCATAAGTCGGCCCACGCTCTACGACTTGCTCAAGCAGTATGACCTGCAGGCTTGA
- a CDS encoding tetratricopeptide repeat protein — protein sequence MTCRLERIWLALLLACAAIPALAGGGGDPLTTAREAIARGDGIAAEVAARRAMAEGAPRSAVAATLGEAYALQGETGKALQWLEPGEFDRSSAESGFRALGRLKTERGEFGEAAEAFDRAIASGARSSGLWVDIARMRYRSGEQHIVGDAIDRALALDPRDPDALSLQAQLVRDSRGLVAALPWFKRAVGIAPDDVALLGDYAATLGEAGRYKSMLRVVRHMFKLQPDNPRIYYLQSVLAARAGQDDLARRLLWRAGDDSAASPAGLVLAGVLEYRTGHPALAVERFDELARLQPDNPLAAKLLARALLASGDLSETVSRLTPIASRDNASPYVLTLLARAYEQLGRRADAAPLLDRAAQAAPSALAAYPFGAAGEDASFRWDATARADAGVEELRRLLGTGQLDAATALARDLDARFPGAVDIENLNGDAALLTGRPAAALQYYAQAGEVRRTTAMIQRVAKALTMLGDAKAADRLLAGSLALDPRNHVLAAQLGRRLAAQGKWAEAATLLGHAVRLGGGRDPRLLSDLARAQIETGAADAALTNAREAYRIQRALPQTTEVLAAALAAKGEGGASVLLAKIDRQRSSTAFAAR from the coding sequence ATGACCTGCAGGCTTGAGCGGATCTGGCTGGCGCTGCTCCTCGCCTGCGCGGCCATCCCGGCGCTCGCGGGTGGGGGCGGCGACCCGCTGACCACGGCGCGCGAGGCGATAGCTCGAGGCGACGGTATCGCCGCCGAGGTTGCCGCGCGTCGGGCCATGGCCGAGGGGGCGCCGCGCAGCGCGGTGGCCGCCACCCTGGGCGAAGCCTATGCGCTCCAGGGAGAAACCGGCAAAGCGCTGCAATGGCTCGAGCCCGGCGAGTTCGACCGGTCGAGCGCCGAATCCGGCTTCCGCGCGCTCGGCCGCCTCAAGACCGAGCGCGGCGAATTCGGCGAAGCGGCCGAAGCCTTCGACCGTGCCATCGCGAGCGGTGCGCGAAGCTCGGGATTGTGGGTCGATATCGCCCGGATGCGCTATCGCAGCGGTGAGCAGCACATTGTCGGCGATGCGATCGACCGGGCGCTCGCCCTCGACCCGCGCGATCCCGACGCCCTGTCGCTGCAGGCCCAGCTGGTGCGCGATTCGCGCGGCCTGGTCGCGGCGCTGCCGTGGTTCAAACGCGCCGTCGGGATCGCGCCCGACGACGTCGCCCTGCTGGGCGACTACGCTGCGACCTTGGGCGAGGCCGGCCGCTACAAGTCCATGCTCAGGGTGGTCCGCCACATGTTCAAGCTGCAGCCGGACAATCCGCGCATCTATTACCTGCAGAGCGTGCTCGCGGCGCGCGCCGGGCAGGACGACCTCGCCCGGCGCCTTCTGTGGCGCGCCGGCGACGACAGCGCGGCGAGTCCGGCCGGTCTCGTGCTGGCCGGGGTGCTCGAATATCGCACCGGCCACCCGGCGCTCGCGGTCGAGCGGTTCGACGAACTGGCACGACTTCAACCTGACAATCCACTCGCCGCAAAACTGCTCGCTCGTGCGCTCCTCGCAAGCGGGGACCTTTCGGAGACGGTATCGCGGCTGACTCCGATCGCGAGCCGAGACAACGCTTCGCCCTATGTGCTGACGCTACTCGCGCGCGCGTACGAACAGCTCGGCCGCCGCGCCGACGCAGCGCCCTTGCTCGATCGCGCGGCGCAGGCTGCACCGTCGGCGCTGGCGGCCTATCCGTTCGGCGCGGCCGGCGAAGACGCGTCTTTCCGCTGGGATGCTACTGCGCGTGCCGATGCGGGCGTGGAGGAACTCAGGCGCCTGCTCGGGACCGGTCAGCTCGATGCGGCGACCGCTCTTGCGCGGGACCTCGACGCCCGCTTTCCCGGCGCCGTCGATATCGAGAACCTCAACGGCGATGCCGCGCTGCTGACCGGCAGGCCCGCTGCCGCACTGCAATACTATGCCCAGGCTGGCGAGGTCCGGCGCACGACGGCCATGATCCAGCGGGTCGCCAAGGCGCTGACCATGCTGGGGGATGCGAAGGCCGCGGACCGCCTATTGGCCGGTTCGCTGGCGCTCGATCCGCGCAACCATGTTTTGGCGGCGCAACTCGGGCGGCGGCTTGCCGCGCAGGGCAAATGGGCGGAGGCTGCCACTTTGCTGGGTCATGCGGTCCGGCTCGGCGGAGGGCGCGATCCACGCCTGTTGAGCGATCTCGCCCGGGCACAGATCGAGACCGGCGCGGCCGACGCGGCACTGACCAATGCGCGCGAAGCCTACCGCATCCAGCGCGCTCTGCCGCAAACGACTGAAGTGCTTGCTGCTGCGCTGGCAGCGAAGGGCGAGGGCGGGGCGTCCGTCTTGCTTGCCAAGATCGACCGGCAGCGCAGTTCCACCGCGTTCGCCGCCCGCTAG
- a CDS encoding bile acid:sodium symporter family protein, whose protein sequence is MPSLGPLLRIDPLVRLLLLAIVLASLLPVSSAWRPVAQGVSNGAVFLLFLLNGLRLPRADVLRGIGHVRFLVPLVAWCFGAMALAGWGLSLVLAGWLPSVVALGFCYLGTLPSTVQSATAYCSLAGGNVANSVVAAALLNILGVFVTALLFSLLAGSEAAAFDFGALEKVALILLLPFLLGQIAQSRFGHYVREHRQLATWMDRTAIAIAVYVAFSGAVDEGLWTRVSFGDWVVLAGGVALLLLFAFGGAWALGGALALRRADRIAFLFSGAQKSIAMGAPLASVLFPAGVAGLVLLPVLVYHLLQLVLSAPLAARLSRG, encoded by the coding sequence ATGCCTTCGCTGGGCCCCCTATTGCGAATCGACCCGCTGGTTCGGCTCCTGCTGCTGGCGATCGTGCTCGCTTCGCTGCTCCCGGTGTCCAGCGCCTGGCGGCCGGTGGCGCAAGGCGTCTCGAATGGGGCGGTCTTCCTGTTGTTCCTGCTCAACGGTCTGCGCCTGCCGCGCGCCGACGTGCTGCGCGGGATCGGCCACGTCCGTTTCCTCGTGCCGCTGGTGGCGTGGTGCTTCGGCGCGATGGCGTTGGCCGGTTGGGGACTCTCACTGGTCCTGGCGGGCTGGCTTCCCTCCGTCGTGGCGCTCGGCTTCTGCTACCTCGGAACGCTGCCATCGACGGTACAGTCCGCGACCGCTTACTGCTCGCTGGCCGGGGGCAATGTCGCCAATTCCGTGGTCGCCGCCGCGCTGCTCAACATTCTCGGCGTGTTCGTCACCGCTCTGCTGTTCTCGCTGCTGGCGGGAAGCGAGGCAGCGGCGTTCGACTTCGGTGCGCTCGAAAAGGTCGCGCTGATCCTGCTGCTACCGTTCCTGCTCGGGCAGATCGCGCAGAGCCGCTTCGGGCACTATGTGCGCGAACACCGGCAGCTTGCGACGTGGATGGACCGGACGGCAATCGCCATCGCCGTTTACGTCGCGTTCTCCGGCGCGGTCGACGAGGGCCTGTGGACGCGTGTCTCTTTCGGAGACTGGGTCGTGCTGGCCGGCGGCGTCGCGCTGTTGCTGTTGTTCGCCTTCGGCGGGGCCTGGGCGCTGGGCGGAGCGCTTGCGCTGCGCCGGGCAGACCGCATCGCCTTTCTGTTCTCCGGGGCGCAGAAGTCGATCGCGATGGGTGCCCCGCTGGCCAGCGTGCTGTTTCCCGCCGGTGTCGCCGGGCTCGTGCTGCTGCCGGTGCTGGTCTACCACCTGCTGCAGCTGGTGCTCTCGGCCCCGCTTGCCGCGCGGCTCAGCCGGGGTTGA
- a CDS encoding DUF475 domain-containing protein, with protein MLKYFRGSLVFTLVCLALGLWYGWSATGSISATLRMLWIIAVLSILEVSLSFDNAVVNATVLEDMDEIWQKRFLTWGMAIAVFGMRIAFPLAIVAIAAGLNPFEAVNLSLNNPREYERIVSSAHVGIAGFGGAFLALVGSKFFFDSDKDVHWLAWIEEQLSKFSRIAAVEIALLLVTMFLISLMLPDDEALTFLVAGMLGIVTFVAVEGISTLLEMREETARAHGAVVSAGLGGFLYLNVLDASFSFDGVIGAFALSNNMVVIALGLSIGAMFVRSLTIMLVQKGTLAEYRYLEHGAFWAILALGAIMLLSARFHIPETVTGLIGAVLIGISLWWSVRHNRRHRVNPG; from the coding sequence ATGCTGAAATACTTTCGCGGATCGCTGGTCTTCACCCTCGTCTGCCTCGCCCTCGGGCTGTGGTACGGCTGGTCCGCGACCGGCAGCATTTCGGCGACCTTGCGGATGCTGTGGATCATCGCCGTTCTGTCGATCCTCGAAGTGTCGCTCAGCTTCGACAACGCCGTGGTCAACGCCACCGTGCTCGAGGACATGGACGAGATCTGGCAAAAACGCTTCCTCACGTGGGGCATGGCCATTGCGGTGTTCGGCATGCGCATTGCCTTCCCGCTGGCAATCGTCGCCATCGCCGCGGGCCTCAACCCGTTCGAGGCGGTGAACCTGTCGCTCAACAACCCGCGCGAATACGAACGGATCGTCTCCTCTGCGCATGTCGGCATTGCCGGCTTCGGCGGCGCCTTCCTCGCCCTGGTCGGTTCGAAGTTCTTCTTCGATTCCGACAAGGACGTGCACTGGCTTGCCTGGATCGAGGAACAGCTGAGCAAGTTCTCGCGCATTGCTGCGGTCGAGATCGCATTGCTGCTGGTGACGATGTTCCTCATCTCGCTGATGCTGCCGGACGACGAGGCGTTGACCTTCCTAGTCGCGGGTATGCTCGGAATAGTGACCTTCGTCGCGGTCGAAGGGATCAGCACGCTGCTCGAAATGCGCGAAGAGACGGCCAGAGCGCACGGCGCGGTCGTTTCCGCCGGGCTCGGCGGGTTCCTCTATCTCAACGTGCTCGACGCCTCGTTCAGCTTCGACGGGGTGATTGGCGCCTTCGCGCTGTCGAACAACATGGTGGTCATCGCGCTCGGTCTGTCGATCGGCGCGATGTTCGTCCGCTCGCTGACCATCATGCTGGTGCAGAAGGGAACGCTGGCTGAATACCGCTATCTCGAACACGGCGCGTTTTGGGCGATCCTCGCACTTGGCGCGATCATGTTGCTCTCGGCGCGGTTCCACATTCCCGAGACGGTGACCGGGCTGATCGGCGCGGTGCTGATCGGCATTTCGCTGTGGTGGTCGGTGCGGCACAATCGCCGCCACCGCGTCAACCCCGGCTGA
- the panB gene encoding 3-methyl-2-oxobutanoate hydroxymethyltransferase codes for MSTTFQLDTSTSRANPTPQPMKRLTVPKLRARKQDGVTGEPLVMLTAYTARQAQLLDAHCDLLLVGDSLGQVIYGLPSTVPVTLEMMANHGAAVVRGSYHAVVCVDMPFGSYEASPEKAFESASWLLKQTGAAAVKLEGGEAMAPTVEFLIKRGIPVMGHVGLTPQAVNVLGGYAARGKNDAEAEKIVADARALDEAGAFAIVIEGVLEDIAIAVTGAVACPTIGIGASAQCDGQVLVTEDMLGMFERVPRFVKRYENVAATISAAAAAYADEVRARSFPGPEQCYRPE; via the coding sequence ATGTCCACGACCTTTCAGCTCGACACCTCGACGAGCCGCGCCAACCCCACGCCGCAGCCCATGAAGCGGCTGACCGTGCCGAAGCTGCGCGCCCGCAAGCAGGATGGAGTCACGGGCGAGCCGCTCGTCATGCTGACCGCCTATACCGCACGGCAGGCGCAACTGCTCGACGCGCACTGCGACCTGCTGCTGGTCGGGGATTCGCTCGGTCAGGTGATCTACGGCCTGCCTTCCACGGTGCCGGTCACGCTCGAGATGATGGCCAACCACGGCGCCGCGGTGGTGCGCGGCAGCTACCACGCGGTGGTTTGCGTCGACATGCCCTTCGGCAGCTACGAAGCATCGCCCGAGAAGGCTTTCGAGAGCGCCTCGTGGCTGCTCAAGCAGACCGGCGCGGCGGCGGTGAAGCTCGAAGGCGGCGAGGCGATGGCCCCGACGGTCGAATTCCTCATCAAGCGCGGCATCCCGGTGATGGGCCACGTTGGCCTGACCCCGCAGGCGGTCAATGTGCTCGGCGGTTATGCCGCACGCGGCAAGAACGATGCCGAGGCGGAGAAGATCGTCGCCGACGCCCGCGCGCTTGACGAGGCCGGCGCCTTCGCCATCGTCATCGAAGGCGTACTCGAGGACATCGCCATCGCGGTCACCGGCGCGGTCGCCTGCCCGACCATCGGCATCGGCGCCTCAGCGCAGTGCGACGGCCAAGTCCTCGTCACCGAAGACATGCTCGGCATGTTCGAGCGCGTCCCGCGTTTCGTGAAACGCTACGAGAACGTCGCGGCCACGATTTCGGCAGCAGCAGCGGCCTATGCCGACGAAGTGCGCGCCCGCAGCTTCCCCGGCCCCGAGCAGTGCTACCGCCCGGAATAG
- a CDS encoding amino acid permease yields the protein MILDRVKPLDAILAAAEKKSLKRTLGWFQLMLFGIGCVIGTGIFVLTSVGAQKAGPGLMLAFAIAGAVCIVAALCYAEIAAMIPVAGSAYTYSYATMGEFFAWTVGWALIMEYAIAASAVSVGWSGYFSGTVLGGLGIHLPTWLSAGPLALGGVEGGFINLPALVIALLVTALLVIGTSESAKVNAILVLIKVTALTAFVAITLTSSEFDAERFNPFLPAGVFGGFGTGVGAVGAAATMFFAYVGFDAVSTAAEETKNPQRNVPIGLVGSLLFCTVFYILVAAGAIGTIGGTPIFDPSGTFPLETGSPELARQCAMPEYAQSLVCSKEPLAHVLKVLGFTGIGNLIGLAAFLALPSVILVLIFGQTRIFFVMSRDGLLPEKLSSVHPKFRTPHVVTLITGVAVAIAAAFFPVGQLADISNAGTLYAFLMVAVAVLVLRKTDANRPRSFRVPAVWVIAPLTIFGCVFLFLNLPAAAMLFLPVWGALGLVVYFLYSRSHSHLGRGIVEVVDDVAGEETQVPIHPPKD from the coding sequence ATGATTTTGGACCGGGTCAAACCGCTGGACGCCATTCTTGCGGCAGCGGAGAAGAAGTCGCTCAAACGCACCTTGGGCTGGTTTCAGCTGATGCTGTTTGGGATCGGCTGCGTCATCGGCACCGGCATTTTCGTTCTTACCTCGGTAGGTGCGCAGAAGGCCGGTCCGGGACTGATGCTTGCGTTCGCGATTGCCGGCGCCGTCTGTATCGTGGCGGCGCTATGCTACGCGGAAATCGCGGCGATGATCCCCGTCGCCGGAAGCGCCTATACCTACAGTTACGCGACGATGGGCGAGTTCTTCGCCTGGACCGTAGGCTGGGCGCTGATCATGGAATACGCCATCGCCGCTTCGGCGGTGTCGGTGGGCTGGTCGGGATATTTCTCGGGCACGGTGCTAGGAGGGTTGGGGATACACCTGCCGACCTGGCTCAGCGCCGGGCCCCTCGCGCTGGGCGGCGTCGAGGGCGGATTCATCAATCTGCCCGCATTGGTCATCGCCTTGCTGGTGACCGCACTGCTGGTCATCGGCACGAGCGAGAGCGCCAAGGTCAACGCGATCCTGGTGCTGATCAAGGTCACCGCGCTTACGGCGTTCGTGGCCATTACCCTGACGAGCTCGGAATTCGATGCCGAGCGGTTCAACCCGTTCCTGCCGGCCGGCGTGTTCGGCGGCTTCGGCACGGGCGTGGGCGCGGTCGGCGCGGCGGCGACGATGTTCTTCGCCTATGTGGGGTTCGACGCGGTTTCGACCGCGGCGGAGGAAACCAAGAACCCGCAGCGCAACGTACCGATCGGGCTGGTCGGGTCGCTGCTGTTTTGCACGGTGTTCTATATCCTCGTCGCCGCCGGGGCGATTGGGACCATCGGCGGCACGCCGATCTTCGATCCGTCGGGCACGTTCCCGCTTGAAACCGGCTCACCGGAACTGGCGCGCCAGTGCGCGATGCCGGAATATGCCCAATCGCTGGTGTGCTCGAAGGAACCGCTCGCGCACGTGCTCAAGGTGTTGGGCTTCACGGGAATCGGCAACCTGATCGGCCTGGCCGCCTTCCTCGCGCTGCCGTCGGTCATCTTGGTGCTGATCTTCGGCCAGACCCGCATCTTCTTCGTCATGAGCCGCGACGGCCTGCTGCCCGAAAAGCTCAGTTCGGTGCATCCGAAGTTCCGCACTCCGCACGTCGTCACGCTGATCACCGGCGTGGCGGTGGCGATTGCCGCGGCGTTCTTCCCGGTCGGACAGCTGGCAGACATCTCGAACGCCGGCACGCTTTACGCCTTTCTGATGGTCGCGGTGGCGGTGCTCGTGCTGCGCAAGACCGATGCGAACCGCCCGCGCTCGTTCCGGGTTCCCGCGGTCTGGGTGATCGCGCCGCTGACGATCTTCGGCTGCGTGTTCCTGTTCCTCAACCTGCCCGCCGCGGCGATGCTGTTCCTGCCTGTCTGGGGCGCGCTCGGCCTGGTGGTCTATTTCCTCTATAGCCGCAGCCACAGCCATCTCGGCCGCGGGATCGTGGAAGTCGTCGACGACGTCGCCGGCGAGGAGACCCAGGTGCCGATCCACCCGCCGAAGGACTGA
- a CDS encoding pyridoxamine 5'-phosphate oxidase family protein, translated as MSDTKELKNSFWSALADSPFLFLQRNADPATAVPMTAQLDEDANGTIWFFTRRDHPLAAMGPATATFAGKGHDMFARFTGTLSEETSRERRDKQWNTVIEAWFDGKDDPNLIMLRMDLGQAEIWNSDLGFTDNVKMLLGFDVTEDAREEHTETTL; from the coding sequence ATGAGCGATACCAAGGAATTGAAGAACAGCTTCTGGTCGGCCCTCGCCGACAGCCCCTTCCTGTTCCTCCAGCGCAACGCCGATCCCGCCACCGCGGTTCCGATGACGGCCCAGCTCGACGAGGACGCAAACGGCACAATCTGGTTCTTCACCCGCCGCGACCATCCGCTCGCCGCAATGGGGCCGGCGACTGCGACCTTCGCCGGAAAGGGCCACGACATGTTCGCCCGCTTCACCGGCACCCTGAGCGAGGAAACCAGCCGCGAACGGCGCGACAAGCAGTGGAACACCGTCATCGAAGCATGGTTCGACGGCAAGGACGATCCCAACCTCATCATGCTGCGCATGGACCTCGGCCAGGCCGAAATCTGGAACAGCGATCTCGGCTTCACCGACAACGTGAAAATGCTGCTCGGCTTCGATGTGACCGAAGATGCCCGCGAGGAACACACCGAAACGACGCTCTAG